The DNA region CGAGACGTGGAGACAGGATGAGGAGGAGGGGAACCCCCTCCACAGATGTGGGTCCCGGGAGTCTCTCTCTCCTACCCCCTCTCGCGAACCTCGCCCTTCCCCCCAACGGTCTAGCTGCGTTGACGGGGGACTAAACACTGAAGTTCTATTTATAGTGACCTGTTTGCCCcgataattttccatttttacGTATAGATGTAAGTACACAAGCAGTGAATGTGCATATACTATTATGCTTCTTTACATCAGAACTCTTAATTGATAACGGGAGAATAACAATTTTCCAAACATTTTAGCAATGAAAACGAAACATTTAAATGTGCAGTAAAGTGTGCTTGATGCTCCTCATATATATTGACTAAATTAGAACAATTTAATTGTAACAGTTTGCCTGGAGATTACATCGCACTAAACTGGTGGCCGCGGAAATATAAATTGCTCTTATCGTAAAAATGGAAAATGACCAGCTGAACACTTTAAAGATCGAAATTGCAGTTAGAGGAAATGCTTTACAATGCATCGACAAACAGTTTCCCGTACTTTGTGTGTAAGAGTGGGTTCATATGTCATGTGTTAAGACACTTGACACCACCAATATCAAGCGATGACGAAAGAGTACCAAACTAGgattagctgcagaactgtagctctctgggaaaaaaaatattgacagaccggagagctacagggccacccattgaaaaaattgtatatttattgcgcagaaaaacgtgcaCTAGTTTTCGACTGATTTAtgttatttatacgcaaattctgtgaaaacaattagtaccattaaattcttcatgcaatttactactgatatcgcctctttatttgcctcagactttcatcgaaacacgctaccgacctcggaaaatcaagtatgttgaatttacattGAGATCGAGAgttgccatttttacatgtaaacaaagtgcaccacatgaatttacgggactggtgatggagtttaaaagactatccgaggcaagtgaacagacgatatcagtagtaaattgcatgaagaatttaattgtactaattgttttcacagaatttgcgtataaataacataaatcagtcaaaaactagcgcacgtttttctgcgcaataaatatacaattttttcaatgggtggccctgtagctctctggtctgtcaatattttttttcccggagagctacagttctgcagctaaaCTAGGATGGGCTAGGGGTAGGACAATGCGATGTGGAACCTTGGAACAGAGAGGAACGAAAATATGGAAAATGTATTGTATCAAAATGGAATTGACTACGGGAAACACctgaaaaaatgcaaataagaCCCTTAGTAACTCAAATACAATAGCTCTTATCTCTGCAGTGCTGATGTATTGATTCTGGAGGATGAACATTTAGTCCGTTCCTTTCTTTCTTCTATATATATACTCCAGTCATAcatagaaattttcaaaaatttcctgTATAACGTTTCAGTAAAGCATTAGCAAAACTCAGTATTTATCACTTTTATAGTAAATGTAATTAAGTGTTGTTAATACCCAAATTATTTTCACATtcatattgtaatattttaaactaTATTTCTGTTTGTTATAACTGCTACATGTAACAGTTCCTTAAccctttgttattttttgccttattatttttcataatttgcaAAAGTTTCCCCCTTCATGTCTATATAATAAAAGTTTGttaaattgtgtttattttgaAGTGTTGAATGTTTAACGGGAAAATAGGCAGATAAAAAAGGTGAGCGAACGAGGCGGGTAAAATGCCTATTATTATatctcaatatgattattcaaTATAACGCGACATCTGATTGGTTCGAGACAATCATGTGCCAGGGCAATAAAACTTCACATTTCCATGTCATCGTCATATTTTTCACCATATCCCACCCCTCGAATTTGCATTCCatgcttttgaaaaattttgaagATGAGCATACGGtgtaattaaatgattaattctattaaaaatcgttttaaattctttttatgtGAGAAAACTGACATAGAAAGAAACCGGTAactaataattatgtcactgcgttactataattgaaaaatgattaaaaccCGATGTATTCTAAATTACCACCTGTCGATCggtataataaacaatttattgcataattgtgagggaaatatgaagattcaTTTCCCCagaaaaatcacatttccttTCAAAATTTGTGCCAAACGATATATATTGAACAAaacataattgatttttaacccaTTGAATtggttaaatatttaaaatatgatttttattggcgTATGCGGTAGGAACTCTACCATTATTCTGTTATTCTCTGTCAGTAAATTTGAGTTTTGGGAGAATCACTGCACGCGAAGAGTATTATAATAGTATTTATTGACCATCTGCAACATATGTTCAAGTACTTGGCTACAGGATATACTGAATCGAAATTTTATCCTTTAATATTAGCAGGTGTACAGCTGTGCCATAATTTTATCACTATTGCAACATATGGCTGGTGTCCTGTTAAGTGGACATTATACTGAGATTGCCGATTAAATTAAACGTAATTTAGAGAAACAAAAGAAATTACGTCGCAATAACAGCTTGATATGAAGAGTTGAACTTGCGATCACTCGACGTTTTCGGAAAAATAGTGTATGCATAAAGGCCGTTTTGGTTTGACTCAAATACTGCCGTAATTTGTGGATCCTCATTGGAGCAAAATCTGAGCAATTGACCTCTTTGAATTGCAATTAACATCATATTGAGGTACTTACTTTAATATCATTGTCCGGTGATACCACGTGCTACAAAAAATcccaatcaaaaaaaaaaacaaaactaaaaaacaaaccatttttatataaaaacggGATTCTCTTGCAGTCTACCACAGACAAGTTAACTTCCGTTGGTAAGTGACAATTTGACTTTTTTAAGAattgttgtttttctttcaaaagggAGAGGAGAATTCTGGTTATAACTTTGAACAtgttttaattcatatagatATGCgagaatatatgaaaatatgtttttacatTAGAGGGACTTCGGGCAAGTTTATTAGATCATATAACGTTTTATGCTGGTATCTATGTTTCAGAAAATGACGATTTTAGTGACGTTTTTCCTCAGCTGTTCAGTCATTATCGGCATGAGTAAGtgctaattacatgtatcagattacaaaaaaaaattggcaaaaTTTCTGTTGATCTTGAATgaatttcaaagattaaaatcaactaaaatgatattaaatcgTTTCTTAAGTTGGTGCGTCCGAGAAGTTCCACGATTGTGACGTGTACAGCGATGAGGCCAACATTCCGACCGAGAACACCTACTGCATAAAGGACTTCGAAGACGGCAAATTCTACTGTAAATCCTGGACATGCGCTGATCCGGACTGTCCCGAGGAGCAGCAGCTGGCCCAGGAAGGGTCATCCTGTCCAATCTGTCCAGGTACATTGTACATACTCCTTAAATATTTTCCAACGTAGTGATTATAATATTGCACCACCAAGATATGCTTTGTATATCAAGTTTGAAAAGAAAGTAAAAATAGTTAGGAAAAATAATTCGGTCTTAAAGATCCTCGAGCTTCATGATGATCCAAATGtgttttgaaattaataacCTCTGTTAAACAATGTTGAACTTGGCAAAACTAAAGTGTCTTCGGTAGTTAAGAACCATAGTTTATTAATTTTACGGGGTACAATAATGTTTAGGAAAACTTTGCTATATCCACCCAATTTACTTTGCAAAATTATCAGGTAAAcacacaatattttatttagtaCGAGGTCCAGCAAAATtacaatgtaaagaaaaatgattCAACCCTGACCCCGAAATTATTTATCCTTGAAATGCAGGAATTAATTGTCTGATCAACAATTACAGAAAGTTGTTTTAAGTGCTGCCATGATCATCTTTTCTTCACACAGATACCTGCACTAACGGAGGTATAATCTTCGACAAAGGTGACAGCATTAAGTGTGTCGATGGCTCCAACAAATGCACCTGTACAGACACCGGGGTGGTTATTTCCACTCGAAAAGGAACAAATAAATTTTGGCTTTGTGGTGTACCTGAAAactaaatattaaagaaatcgttaaaattttattaattgtttgTTATAAATACTGGTGCAAGATCCAAACCTTACTTCTTAATACTTATTAGACTAAATGTTAACTAAAGGGTGTTAAGAAAGTTCGTTCTGGttgtaaattgacaaaaataaattgacaaaagCAATATTTCTGTTTCAAATTCACACTGGTTATACTAGAGTATTTTCTCTCAACATATCATCAGTTATCCTCCCCTATGCACGGTGGCGGACCACGTGATACGCGTATGATCAATTCCACGAAAAAATGGCGATTTTGAGTTGCACCTGAGGGAAAATATGAACGGTAAGTAACACTTTCCTGTATGTTTTTAATCGTTTTACATTCACCAAAGTGTAATAATTTCAGCAATGGATACTTTGTTATTCACAGAATATCGTAGTTTTGTGCGTACTGCTAGAACATTCGTGCACAATCTCCAGCTCGATCAACATTTCACGGGATAGTATCCACGATCATAACCCGAATGACAATTTATTTCCAATTCAATCAAATTCAAGGTGTTTAATAACGTGAAAAGTACACATACTTTACCCTCTTTGGAGTGGAGATGCTCAATATACTTAGAATTTGAATGCATGATATGAAAAACACGTACAAAGTTAGTTTGTTTAATATGATTGGTAACCACGATACGAAATAGTAAAGATTAGTTCCACggtcgatttaaaaaaaatgaacgtttttctttttcagaccCCGAAATGAGAAAGAAGTCAAACCTATCATTAAATAGACTTAAAAAGGACAGTAGCGGACATACGCATGTTAGTTGTGGGAAGCAATTACAGTTTCCAGTATAAATGCAAAAACATGGCTGTATTCTTTTTGTCATGGAGTGTGTTGCCTTTGTTTtttaagagttatctttcttttcatttgttggagttattgcccttgttaGGAAAGTCTCGTCAGCCATGTTTGCTGATCGTTGTTTGTAGTTCGAGGCAATTGTGGCCTACCACAGTCTTTTTACCTTACACAATAAAGGTTATACTACTGTCTCCAGGACAGCACAGTAAAAAGACTACAACTGGCCAAGACGCCTTCATCATAAGTCATAACCATGAGTACTACCACGGAACCCAATTCTGAGGAGAAGGAGATAGAGCAGGCAGCTTCAGGAGATTTGAAACGAAGCATTTTCATGACCGAAAAGGGTGTAGAACAATTTGAAGCATCTTGTAATACACATCTCAAGAAAATAAAGAAGGTATGGTGTGCCATTCAGGACACAATTAAGGAAATAGAAGATAGTAAATCGTCTCGAGTGGAAGATCTGTTGAATCTGCATGAAGAGACAAAAAGACATGTGGCAGAAGTAGAATCTTTGAGCACTagttatttagattttttaaacagatgTCATTCGGATCAAAGTAACAAAGAAATGGAGCGGTTCAGTGCAACATTGAGGGGCTATCGGATATCCATAGATTCAGCCATGAGAAAACTTGCTCTGTCTATACAGGATCAACAGATCAAAGACAGTATGTCTCACGTCTCGACAACATCTACATCCTCCAGAAACAGTCTGAGTTCAATCGCAACCAAAAAGAGAGCGAAAGCAAAGGCTCTGAAAGCCTCACTTAAGTTCGCTGAAGAGCAGGCAAAGTTAGAACGAAAGCAGGCGGAGCTGACCCTACAACACGCCATCACAGAAAAGGAAAGTGCTTACATAAACACTGAAATGACTTTGCTGAACTTGAAAAAAGAAACGTTAGAACTGGAAACAGAAGCCAGTGTATTAGAAGAAGGAGAGGATGGTGATTCCATGAAGTCAGCCCTTAGAAGCTTAGAACAGGAAGCTACAGAAGACCGTACGACGGCTTATGTGGAAAACATTTCACCAGCTTCAGTTTCAAATCAGCCGGAGCCTACATTTCAAGAACCTTCATTGAATGTTCGAGCTCCTCCATTTGAACCACGAGTGGCGAAGACCCAACATCCA from Crassostrea angulata isolate pt1a10 chromosome 7, ASM2561291v2, whole genome shotgun sequence includes:
- the LOC128155981 gene encoding uncharacterized protein LOC128155981 encodes the protein MTILVTFFLSCSVIIGMIGASEKFHDCDVYSDEANIPTENTYCIKDFEDGKFYCKSWTCADPDCPEEQQLAQEGSSCPICPDTCTNGGIIFDKGDSIKCVDGSNKCTCTDTGVVISTRKGTNKFWLCGVPEN